The Methanoplanus sp. FWC-SCC4 genome has a window encoding:
- a CDS encoding AAA family ATPase, giving the protein MALKTLLITPSGDEKLWDNDKTLDKNRYIKAKDAFCGRFAGRSREYSERFYKGDWVILSPRYGFVLPDEEIQDYSAKTFAESGIEYDTIQINAESDALLNYERVIFLGSRNLHSEYIDIVSKVFSDKWVEYPLLESENNEAMLGRLIDSLTRNSPLRCNRTKIQDIEIRGLFSKYDHKIPFETEENLSIITAPNGYGKTTILRLIRAVFSGNLREIKDIPFNSVKITFDLCNCEGTCSKRTLEVVKNAGKTIGSKLPTGDFWSLIFRTVKGNGEVLEYTVNPDNFDEDETSWELSRIIPPVPVKFVSAQRLWQNADSENRQGDLLAGHGGGVRRTYELTILNYSEDIRQRIQAMLADYAASTQQLDSTYPYRYMDLCYELESGILPSAGSVTTRLSSLRLEQKKLKDLGFLSYYPQDAETGNICEEDISGEIGVLAALILYLDDAEKKYLIFDDLKKKIDLLLQIINSLFLTLSFEIRAEKGFYFLASPHGASFTDFGEEFRKGYSYQPDSEPVSPERLSSGEQNQLVMYYDLIFFTDPGTLVLIDEPEISLHIVWQRQYLDFIRRITNLTGSNFIIATHSPQLIHNNWDLTTDLSGGEIDG; this is encoded by the coding sequence ATGGCGCTAAAGACCCTGCTGATCACACCTTCGGGAGATGAGAAGTTATGGGATAATGACAAGACCCTTGACAAAAACCGGTATATTAAGGCAAAGGATGCCTTTTGCGGACGCTTTGCCGGAAGAAGCCGTGAATATTCCGAGAGATTCTATAAAGGGGACTGGGTAATTTTATCGCCCCGTTATGGGTTTGTCCTCCCAGATGAAGAGATTCAGGATTACAGTGCGAAAACATTTGCAGAATCCGGCATTGAGTACGACACAATTCAAATAAATGCTGAATCTGACGCTCTTTTGAATTATGAAAGAGTAATTTTTCTCGGAAGCAGAAATCTTCACAGCGAGTACATTGATATCGTTTCAAAGGTTTTTTCAGACAAATGGGTTGAATATCCCCTGCTGGAATCAGAAAACAATGAGGCGATGCTTGGCCGTCTTATCGATTCACTCACCAGAAATTCACCACTAAGATGCAACCGCACAAAAATTCAGGATATCGAAATACGCGGTCTTTTCTCAAAATATGATCACAAAATACCATTTGAAACCGAAGAAAACCTCTCAATAATAACGGCCCCGAACGGTTATGGAAAAACCACCATTCTTCGTCTTATAAGAGCGGTTTTTTCCGGAAACCTCCGTGAAATAAAGGATATTCCTTTTAATAGCGTCAAAATTACTTTTGATCTCTGTAACTGTGAAGGAACATGCAGTAAAAGAACCCTTGAGGTGGTAAAAAACGCCGGGAAGACGATTGGATCCAAACTTCCCACAGGGGATTTCTGGTCGCTCATCTTCAGAACGGTTAAAGGGAATGGTGAGGTTCTTGAATATACAGTCAATCCTGACAACTTTGATGAGGATGAAACATCATGGGAGCTTTCAAGAATAATTCCTCCTGTTCCGGTAAAGTTTGTCTCTGCACAAAGGCTCTGGCAGAATGCGGACTCTGAGAACAGACAGGGTGATCTTCTGGCAGGGCACGGCGGCGGTGTCAGGCGAACGTACGAACTTACAATTTTAAACTATTCCGAAGACATCAGGCAGAGGATTCAGGCGATGCTTGCCGACTACGCCGCAAGCACACAGCAGCTTGACTCAACATATCCGTACAGGTATATGGATCTCTGCTATGAACTGGAATCCGGTATTTTGCCGTCTGCGGGTTCAGTCACGACCAGGCTCTCTTCTCTTCGGCTTGAGCAGAAAAAACTAAAAGATCTCGGATTTCTCTCGTACTATCCGCAGGATGCCGAAACAGGAAATATTTGTGAAGAGGATATATCAGGCGAAATCGGGGTGCTGGCCGCACTCATCCTTTATCTTGACGATGCAGAGAAGAAGTATCTCATATTCGATGATCTGAAAAAGAAGATCGATCTTCTGCTTCAGATAATTAATTCCCTGTTTTTGACCCTTTCTTTTGAGATAAGGGCAGAAAAGGGATTTTATTTCCTGGCAAGCCCGCATGGGGCATCTTTTACGGATTTTGGGGAAGAGTTCCGGAAGGGTTATTCCTATCAGCCTGACAGTGAGCCTGTCTCTCCTGAAAGGCTCTCTTCCGGTGAACAGAATCAGCTTGTTATGTATTATGATCTGATCTTCTTTACAGATCCGGGCACTCTTGTACTGATTGACGAGCCTGAGATATCACTACATATTGTCTGGCAGAGGCAGTACCTTGACTTTATCAGGAGGATTACAAATCTCACCGGCTCAAATTTCATAATTGCGACTCACTCCCCCCAGCTAATCCACAACAACTGGGATCTGACAACCGATCTCTCCGGAGGGGAGATTGATGGCTAA
- a CDS encoding DUF4435 domain-containing protein, producing the protein MAKGRPRFGKCGKSYNLEEIWADPEEIGGAIRKIEKNYPALNKKLFIITEGPYDYEFYSRFFNPRLCEIRIANSKKNVISIIGEMCKSPGGKASESVIGIIDRDFSALVDEDIPDFENLFMTDTHDIETMILSEDLVESVVRHYERFSAGGAFQRKYLSGIRNRSLFESLINCSLPLGLSLLINEKYGLNMSFKHISCKKRNRFLDFIDPQTLSCDEEAVYSYVIEKNPEKSELFRDALLKEKMNSGYSDVPMQICRGHDLMCVLLLELNTHYPGMNNERIRSRDLERAFRNMYDADRFFRTNLCSSIKKWAGDKHPEIFPALFTLNRNL; encoded by the coding sequence ATGGCTAAGGGAAGGCCCCGGTTTGGGAAATGCGGGAAAAGCTACAATCTGGAAGAAATCTGGGCCGATCCTGAAGAAATCGGGGGGGCAATCCGTAAAATTGAGAAAAATTACCCCGCTCTGAATAAGAAGCTCTTCATCATCACCGAAGGTCCTTATGACTATGAGTTTTACTCGCGTTTTTTCAATCCCAGGCTGTGCGAGATAAGGATTGCAAACTCAAAGAAGAATGTCATATCCATCATTGGTGAGATGTGCAAAAGCCCCGGCGGGAAAGCGTCTGAATCCGTTATAGGTATAATTGACAGGGACTTTTCAGCTTTGGTTGACGAGGATATCCCTGATTTTGAAAATCTCTTCATGACAGATACACATGATATTGAGACGATGATCCTCTCAGAAGATCTTGTGGAAAGTGTTGTCAGGCATTATGAGAGGTTTAGTGCAGGCGGGGCTTTTCAGAGAAAATATCTCTCGGGTATTAGAAACAGGTCTCTTTTTGAGTCATTGATAAACTGTTCGCTGCCGCTAGGGCTTTCGCTTTTAATTAATGAGAAGTACGGGCTCAACATGTCTTTTAAGCACATAAGCTGCAAGAAGAGGAACAGATTTCTCGACTTCATTGACCCCCAGACGCTTTCATGCGATGAGGAGGCTGTATATTCCTATGTTATTGAAAAAAATCCTGAAAAGTCAGAGCTATTCAGGGATGCACTTTTAAAGGAAAAAATGAATTCCGGTTACTCTGATGTTCCGATGCAGATATGCCGTGGCCACGATCTGATGTGTGTTCTTCTGCTTGAGTTAAATACCCACTATCCCGGGATGAACAATGAGAGGATTCGTTCAAGGGATCTGGAGAGGGCTTTTAGAAATATGTATGATGCAGATAGATTTTTCAGAACAAATCTATGTTCGTCAATAAAAAAGTGGGCCGGAGATAAGCATCCTGAAATTTTCCCTGCCCTTTTTACTTTAAACAGAAATTTATAG
- a CDS encoding GNAT family N-acetyltransferase, with translation MDTTIREYCDGDFDSVHNIRMEVVKEPYSQAVFLRQSHEVSPDLFLVAECESRILGFIIGACVLNNSKKGWILSFAVEGGCRRTGVGRKLLRGILSKFDSLGANEVYLTVSPENRPAMNLYESEGFRKTDFVPDYFGPGEDRNMMRLVFSRL, from the coding sequence ATGGATACAACAATCAGGGAATACTGTGACGGGGATTTTGATTCTGTTCACAATATTCGTATGGAAGTCGTGAAAGAACCATATTCGCAGGCTGTTTTTTTAAGGCAGAGTCATGAGGTATCGCCCGATCTTTTTTTGGTTGCCGAGTGTGAAAGCAGGATTCTGGGGTTTATAATCGGTGCATGCGTCCTTAATAACAGCAAAAAAGGGTGGATATTATCTTTTGCAGTTGAAGGAGGATGCAGGAGGACGGGTGTCGGGAGAAAACTGTTAAGGGGAATTTTGTCGAAATTTGATTCTCTTGGTGCAAATGAGGTATATCTGACGGTGAGCCCTGAAAACAGACCTGCAATGAATCTCTACGAGAGTGAGGGGTTTAGAAAAACTGATTTTGTTCCGGATTATTTCGGGCCTGGTGAAGACAGGAATATGATGAGGCTCGTATTTTCCCGGTTATAA
- a CDS encoding nitroreductase family protein produces the protein MGVIEIDPGMCTNCKICSKICPVGIILPGSDSEIPFLPAALEDSCAKCGHCSSVCPVGAITPLYENHPPINNVAYEKRIDPGVLANYMQSRRSVRNFLCKPVEKEKISAILEIARFAPSGMNAQPVRWLVVNDPLKVRNLSALTIEWMLEIKEEDGHHPLKNAIPGFLSSWDNGGDPVCRNAPCLVIAYTYSYYNMGFADSIISLSHIDIAAPAFGLGTCWAGILQIAMSSYQPLKEELKIPEKFMAQYSMMLGYPEYEFQKIPGREKADILWR, from the coding sequence ATGGGTGTTATTGAGATTGATCCCGGAATGTGTACAAACTGCAAGATATGCTCTAAGATATGCCCGGTCGGTATAATTCTTCCCGGAAGTGATAGTGAAATTCCGTTTCTTCCGGCCGCACTTGAGGATAGCTGTGCAAAGTGCGGGCACTGTTCTTCCGTGTGTCCTGTTGGTGCAATAACCCCGCTTTATGAAAACCATCCGCCAATAAACAATGTTGCGTATGAGAAGAGAATTGATCCGGGTGTTCTTGCAAACTATATGCAGAGCAGAAGATCTGTCCGGAACTTCCTGTGTAAACCGGTTGAAAAGGAAAAAATCAGTGCAATTCTGGAGATTGCAAGGTTTGCACCCTCAGGCATGAATGCACAGCCTGTCAGGTGGCTTGTCGTAAACGATCCTCTAAAGGTTCGTAACCTTTCAGCCCTCACAATTGAATGGATGCTGGAGATAAAGGAGGAGGACGGGCATCATCCGCTGAAAAACGCGATTCCGGGTTTTCTCTCTTCATGGGATAACGGAGGGGATCCTGTGTGCAGAAATGCACCCTGCCTTGTCATTGCGTACACCTATTCATATTATAATATGGGATTTGCAGACAGCATCATTTCCCTCTCACATATTGATATTGCGGCACCGGCTTTCGGGCTCGGAACGTGCTGGGCGGGAATTTTGCAGATTGCAATGTCATCCTATCAGCCTTTGAAAGAGGAACTTAAAATTCCTGAAAAATTTATGGCCCAGTATTCGATGATGCTTGGATACCCTGAGTATGAATTCCAAAAAATTCCGGGGAGGGAGAAGGCGGATATTCTATGGAGATGA
- a CDS encoding adenosylcobalamin-dependent ribonucleoside-diphosphate reductase has protein sequence MTDSVVDSILKARYLREGEKDYDDICRRVAEALGENEDEIRDYYSEMLSLRFLPNSPTLMNAGTELGQLSACFTLYVGDSISEIFDAVSWGAQIHKTGGGTGYNFSNIRPEGSPVCSTDGVASGPVSFMKVFNAATEVIKQGGRRRGANMGILNVWHPDILNFIESKKNEGDIANFNISVMVNDEFMELVEAGEFDKVWIHHPNTGEDITVGAVWEGIINGIWRNGEPGVLFYDEINRKNMTPNLGSIDTTNPCGEQPLLHFESCVLGSLNLSKFIYKDVLDRKALERSTRIAVRFLDSVIEKNVFPIPQIRIATRRTRKIGLGLMGVHDALLMLKLAYDSPEGRDFCEETMAFVNEISADESHRLAAEKGAFPAFKGSVWGDYEVRNAAMTTIAPTGTISLLAGCSSGIEPVFSYAYTRKDTVQKTFEMIHPLFESELEKTLSGIGKSPSEVKDLKRKAINHVHETGTIQDLLWLPESFRRIFKTALDIDWRSHVLMQAAFQRNVHASISKTINMPESATKKDIADVLLLSWHEKIKGLTIYRTGSRQSVVLELSKREEEKPAEISTPRPKELSGKTYLCQSGCCRLYVTVNLRDGKPWEVFIRTVGIGGCEANSNALGRSISTGLQNGVPYQKFVRQFAKVNCVSAIRNPGSEGLSCADVVGKCIDLAASKKQITTLDNWDITEVSATSKPSKNLCPECGEELDFGEGCNQGICKNCGWSGCS, from the coding sequence ATGACGGATTCTGTTGTTGACAGCATATTAAAAGCCCGGTATCTTCGTGAGGGCGAAAAGGATTATGATGATATATGCAGGCGTGTGGCAGAAGCGCTTGGTGAAAACGAAGACGAAATCCGGGATTATTATAGCGAAATGCTCTCTTTAAGATTTCTTCCGAATTCTCCCACTTTAATGAACGCAGGAACGGAACTCGGACAGCTCTCCGCCTGCTTTACTCTCTATGTCGGAGACTCGATAAGTGAGATATTTGACGCAGTATCGTGGGGAGCACAGATCCACAAAACCGGCGGTGGAACCGGGTACAATTTCTCAAACATCAGACCCGAAGGATCACCGGTATGCTCAACAGATGGTGTCGCATCAGGTCCCGTTTCATTCATGAAAGTCTTCAATGCCGCAACAGAGGTCATAAAGCAGGGCGGCAGGAGAAGAGGCGCCAACATGGGTATATTAAATGTCTGGCACCCCGACATCCTGAATTTCATAGAATCCAAAAAGAACGAAGGTGACATTGCAAATTTCAACATATCAGTCATGGTCAATGACGAGTTTATGGAACTTGTTGAAGCAGGTGAATTTGACAAGGTATGGATTCATCATCCAAACACCGGTGAGGACATAACAGTCGGAGCCGTATGGGAAGGAATAATCAACGGTATCTGGAGAAACGGAGAGCCGGGCGTTCTGTTTTACGATGAAATAAACCGGAAAAACATGACCCCGAACCTCGGATCGATTGACACAACAAATCCGTGCGGTGAACAGCCGCTTTTGCACTTTGAGTCCTGCGTTCTCGGCTCGCTTAACCTTTCAAAATTTATATACAAGGATGTTTTAGACAGAAAAGCGCTTGAGAGAAGCACAAGAATAGCAGTCAGGTTCCTTGACTCTGTAATTGAAAAAAATGTGTTTCCTATACCACAGATTAGGATTGCAACAAGAAGAACAAGGAAGATTGGTCTTGGTCTGATGGGAGTCCATGACGCTCTTTTAATGCTCAAACTTGCCTATGACTCCCCTGAAGGCAGGGATTTCTGTGAAGAGACGATGGCGTTTGTAAATGAAATTTCCGCAGATGAATCGCACAGGCTTGCAGCCGAAAAGGGTGCGTTTCCGGCCTTCAAAGGCAGTGTCTGGGGAGATTATGAGGTTCGAAATGCCGCAATGACAACGATTGCGCCGACAGGCACCATATCCCTTCTTGCAGGATGTTCAAGCGGAATCGAGCCGGTGTTCTCGTATGCATATACCAGAAAGGACACTGTTCAGAAGACTTTCGAGATGATTCATCCGCTCTTTGAATCAGAACTTGAAAAGACCCTTTCAGGTATTGGAAAGAGCCCTTCAGAAGTAAAGGATCTTAAAAGAAAAGCAATTAATCACGTTCACGAAACAGGAACGATACAGGATCTTTTGTGGCTGCCGGAGAGCTTCAGGAGAATATTCAAGACCGCTCTTGATATCGACTGGCGTTCACATGTGCTGATGCAGGCAGCTTTCCAGAGAAATGTTCATGCATCCATATCAAAGACAATAAATATGCCTGAATCAGCCACAAAAAAGGACATTGCTGACGTCCTCCTCCTCTCATGGCATGAAAAGATCAAGGGGCTGACAATATACAGGACCGGAAGCCGCCAGAGTGTTGTCCTTGAGCTTTCAAAGAGGGAAGAGGAAAAGCCGGCTGAGATATCCACCCCAAGACCAAAGGAACTCTCAGGTAAGACCTACCTCTGCCAGTCGGGATGCTGCCGTCTCTATGTAACGGTAAACCTCCGTGACGGGAAACCCTGGGAAGTGTTCATAAGAACGGTCGGAATAGGCGGCTGCGAGGCAAACTCAAACGCACTTGGCCGATCCATATCAACCGGTCTTCAAAACGGCGTTCCTTACCAGAAATTTGTCAGGCAGTTTGCAAAGGTAAACTGTGTGTCAGCAATAAGAAACCCGGGCTCGGAAGGGCTTTCATGTGCTGATGTAGTTGGCAAGTGCATAGATCTTGCGGCATCAAAAAAGCAGATAACAACACTGGACAACTGGGATATTACAGAGGTTTCAGCCACTTCTAAACCTTCGAAAAATCTCTGCCCCGAGTGCGGCGAGGAGCTTGACTTCGGTGAGGGCTGCAACCAGGGAATCTGCAAAAACTGCGGATGGAGCGGCTGCTCCTGA
- a CDS encoding MarR family winged helix-turn-helix transcriptional regulator, producing MSCLQTLIVEKEIPFPALVSIIHRTHHIMLNSVMKSFGLSAGQFLIMVHLSKEQGITQDSLARHFHIDKASIARHVKKLEDSGYIKRITDPENRRAFSLYLTQKGEDIVPSLIGADKKIEEAACLGLSKEETDSLYSMLLRIAKNSLNIVTDSGEEYYAEKWIKKFE from the coding sequence ATGTCCTGTCTTCAGACATTAATAGTGGAAAAAGAGATACCCTTTCCGGCGCTTGTGTCGATTATACACAGGACCCATCATATAATGCTCAATTCTGTGATGAAGAGTTTCGGCCTCTCAGCCGGTCAGTTTTTAATCATGGTTCATCTTTCAAAAGAGCAGGGCATAACCCAGGATTCACTTGCACGCCACTTTCACATTGACAAAGCCTCTATTGCAAGGCATGTGAAAAAGCTGGAGGATTCAGGGTATATAAAAAGGATCACTGATCCTGAAAACCGCAGGGCCTTTTCTCTCTATTTAACCCAAAAAGGCGAGGATATCGTCCCGTCCCTTATCGGCGCTGATAAAAAAATCGAAGAAGCCGCATGTCTTGGTCTCTCCAAAGAGGAGACAGACAGCCTTTACTCAATGCTTTTGCGCATCGCAAAAAACAGCCTGAACATTGTCACTGATTCCGGGGAAGAATATTATGCAGAAAAATGGATCAAAAAATTTGAGTGA
- a CDS encoding MATE family efflux transporter, which yields MQKNGSKNLSEKTEGSDILRTKGVDIMTGDPKTAIRKLSLPMFIAMVLFSVYNLVDAIWVAGLGNDALAAVGFITPLFMILIGFGNGLGAGATSAIARKIGAKDKAGADSSAVHSLILCLIVSVLITGPLVLLAEPLALLLGAGDIAPMAAEYGVYIFAGTIFVLFTNISYAVLRAEGDMKRAMYAMMLSSVLNMILDPIFIYTLGMGVAGAAIATVVSVAAVSLVIAYWFFIKKDTYVSISFKDFRFEKNILKDILGVGIPASAEFFLMAILSMILNIILVIVSGTDAVAVYTTGWRVVMFGIMSNVAIATSSVTVGGAAFGSRNYENLKVVHRYSVFLGIVMAAVTSIIVYVFAPFIAAVFTYSEAAAHLAPSIVAFLKVMCLFFLFVPPGIMSVSVFQAVGKGSVSFVLNLLRNLVFIALISYILAIVLGFGEEGVWWGIVLGDILGGIVGYAFADVYIRALIRNKKRADEISV from the coding sequence ATGCAGAAAAATGGATCAAAAAATTTGAGTGAAAAAACGGAGGGTTCCGACATATTAAGAACAAAAGGGGTTGACATCATGACGGGTGATCCGAAAACTGCCATACGCAAGCTTTCATTGCCGATGTTTATTGCAATGGTTCTGTTTTCTGTTTACAACCTGGTCGATGCGATATGGGTTGCAGGACTTGGTAACGACGCACTTGCGGCTGTCGGGTTTATAACGCCCCTTTTCATGATCCTGATTGGGTTTGGAAACGGTCTCGGAGCCGGTGCAACATCTGCAATTGCAAGGAAAATAGGGGCTAAGGATAAAGCAGGTGCTGACAGTTCTGCTGTTCACTCGCTTATTTTGTGTCTGATAGTTTCTGTTTTGATTACAGGCCCTCTTGTCCTCCTTGCAGAACCTCTTGCCCTTCTGCTCGGAGCAGGGGATATTGCACCTATGGCGGCCGAGTACGGCGTATATATATTTGCGGGAACGATCTTCGTACTTTTTACAAACATATCCTATGCAGTCCTCAGAGCAGAAGGCGACATGAAAAGGGCGATGTATGCAATGATGCTCTCTTCAGTCCTGAACATGATCCTTGATCCGATATTCATCTACACTCTCGGGATGGGGGTTGCCGGTGCGGCGATTGCAACCGTTGTCTCGGTTGCGGCGGTATCGCTTGTAATTGCATACTGGTTCTTCATCAAAAAGGACACTTATGTCAGTATTTCATTCAAAGACTTCAGGTTTGAGAAGAATATATTAAAGGATATTTTGGGTGTCGGAATACCGGCAAGTGCAGAATTCTTCCTGATGGCCATTTTGTCGATGATACTCAACATAATACTCGTAATTGTCTCCGGAACCGATGCCGTTGCGGTTTATACAACAGGCTGGAGGGTTGTGATGTTTGGAATAATGTCAAATGTTGCCATTGCAACTTCGTCGGTCACAGTCGGCGGTGCTGCGTTTGGAAGCCGCAATTATGAGAATCTGAAGGTTGTTCACAGGTATTCCGTATTTCTGGGAATTGTTATGGCCGCAGTTACAAGTATCATTGTATATGTTTTTGCACCTTTTATTGCGGCAGTCTTTACATATTCTGAGGCGGCTGCACACCTTGCACCTTCGATTGTGGCATTTTTAAAAGTCATGTGCCTGTTTTTCCTGTTTGTCCCCCCGGGAATAATGTCAGTCTCGGTATTTCAGGCGGTTGGAAAAGGTTCAGTATCCTTTGTGCTAAATCTGCTCAGGAATCTTGTATTCATAGCCCTTATATCGTATATCCTTGCTATTGTCCTCGGCTTTGGTGAGGAGGGTGTTTGGTGGGGAATTGTCCTTGGTGATATTCTCGGCGGAATTGTCGGTTATGCATTTGCCGATGTGTACATCAGAGCCTTAATAAGAAACAAAAAACGTGCCGATGAAATTTCAGTATGA
- a CDS encoding DMT family transporter gives MIKKSLFPVLYVLCAAALFAAGAPLAKVLLESISPLTLAAILYSGSAIGLSVCFIISRVFLKKLNGTERNGVEAPLTKSDVPWLMGSVFFGSILSTIILMVSLQYTPAVTASMLLCFEAVASTTIAATIFHEPVGRRVWAALGLITLACLGLTYSPGSEFGLSLGAAGVILTCICWGIDCNLGRKISSKDPLLIVLAKGWGAGIVIFLISRIFENEFPPFEIVLPALFIGFMSFGGLMMMLYFLGLRGLGAARASSIFGMSPIFGVVISFMIFRDITSGMFFIALPLMAGGLYLLATEKHSHLHTHPAETHEHRHCHDDLHHDHGHFPADPDADKHGYHSHPHTHSDLSHTHPHRPDIHHRHRHDKA, from the coding sequence ATGATCAAAAAAAGCCTCTTTCCCGTACTATACGTACTCTGTGCAGCCGCACTTTTTGCCGCCGGTGCACCCCTTGCCAAAGTTCTCCTCGAAAGCATCTCCCCCCTCACACTTGCAGCCATCCTATATTCGGGAAGTGCGATCGGGCTATCGGTCTGCTTCATTATATCAAGGGTATTTTTGAAAAAATTAAACGGAACTGAGAGAAACGGAGTAGAGGCACCGCTTACAAAATCTGATGTTCCCTGGCTTATGGGATCGGTTTTTTTCGGCTCCATACTTTCCACGATAATTCTGATGGTGAGTCTTCAGTACACACCAGCCGTTACGGCATCAATGCTGCTCTGCTTTGAGGCCGTTGCATCAACAACGATTGCGGCGACAATATTTCACGAACCTGTCGGAAGAAGAGTCTGGGCGGCACTCGGGCTTATCACCCTTGCATGCCTTGGCCTGACCTACTCTCCGGGAAGTGAGTTCGGCCTCTCACTCGGCGCTGCCGGAGTAATACTTACATGCATATGCTGGGGAATTGACTGCAATCTCGGCAGAAAAATTTCATCAAAAGATCCCCTCCTGATAGTTCTTGCAAAAGGCTGGGGGGCGGGGATAGTGATATTCCTGATATCAAGGATTTTTGAAAACGAATTTCCGCCCTTTGAAATAGTTCTTCCCGCATTGTTTATCGGCTTCATGTCATTCGGGGGGCTTATGATGATGCTCTACTTCCTGGGACTAAGAGGTCTTGGTGCGGCAAGGGCAAGCTCAATATTCGGAATGAGTCCGATATTCGGTGTCGTAATTTCCTTTATGATATTCAGGGATATAACAAGCGGGATGTTCTTCATCGCCCTTCCCTTAATGGCAGGCGGACTCTACCTTCTTGCAACAGAGAAGCACTCACACCTGCATACACATCCGGCAGAAACACATGAACACCGGCACTGCCATGACGACCTGCACCACGACCACGGACATTTCCCGGCAGACCCGGATGCTGACAAACACGGATACCATTCGCACCCGCACACGCATTCTGATCTCTCACACACTCACCCGCACAGACCTGATATCCACCACAGGCACAGGCACGATAAGGCATGA
- a CDS encoding DNA polymerase ligase N-terminal domain-containing protein, with protein sequence MAEDESPEKLRFVVHDHHSKNHHYDLRLEKDGILKCWAVPKGVPEIPGEKHLSIDSGDHELSALTFSGIIPAGEYGAGEILIDDSGTYESLSWDEKKIEFFLHGEKYRGKYVLVRFKRAGEGNWLLMKAK encoded by the coding sequence ATGGCAGAAGATGAGTCCCCTGAAAAATTAAGATTCGTAGTTCATGATCACCACTCAAAAAACCACCACTATGATCTCCGACTTGAAAAAGACGGTATTCTAAAGTGCTGGGCTGTCCCGAAAGGAGTACCGGAAATACCTGGTGAGAAGCATCTTTCAATAGATTCCGGTGACCATGAACTCTCCGCCCTTACATTCTCCGGAATAATCCCCGCAGGTGAATACGGTGCCGGGGAGATTCTGATAGATGATTCCGGAACTTATGAATCACTCTCGTGGGACGAGAAAAAGATCGAGTTTTTCCTCCATGGTGAAAAATACCGCGGGAAATATGTTCTTGTCAGGTTTAAGCGTGCAGGTGAGGGTAACTGGCTTCTTATGAAGGCAAAGTGA